The following coding sequences lie in one Arachis hypogaea cultivar Tifrunner chromosome 9, arahy.Tifrunner.gnm2.J5K5, whole genome shotgun sequence genomic window:
- the LOC112711007 gene encoding uncharacterized protein, which produces MTNQDLILGQNHNLAISHDQQLVMDHDHNMGLSQGHALELGAGHEHHMDLGQSHDHELGLGNAQDEDHELEMRQSHDQEGEHGHTYGHEHELSMDHKPGHDDREIPLPEHNHELVLSENNDLPVSENHEFDENMALTVVQNTEIGIDSADHLGIEQSQLMLSTPVIQARVVAVNPTYELSVGQEFPDVKSCRRALRDAAIALHFEMQTIKSDKTRFTAKCASEGCPWRIHAAKLPGVPTFTIRTIHENHTCGGIAHLGHQQASVQWVANSVEQRLKENPNCKPKEILEEIHRVHGITLSYKQAWRGKERIMAAMRGSFEEGYRLLPQYCEQLKRTNPGSIASVYGSPTDNCFQRLFVSFQACIYGFLNACRPLLGLDRTYLKSKYLGTLLLATGFDGDSALFPLAFGVVDEENDDNWMWFLSELHNLLEINTENMPRLTILSDRLKGIVDGVEANFPTAFHGFCMRHLSDSFRKEFNNTMLGNLLWEAANALTVIEFEAKVLEIEEISQDAAYWIRRIPPRLWATAYFEGQRFGHLTANIVESLNTWILEASGLPIIQMMECIRRQLMTWFNERRETSMQWTSILVPSAERRVAEALEHARTYQVLRANEAEFEVISHEGTNIVDIRNRCCLCRGWQLYGLPCAHAVAALLSCRQNVHRFTESCFTVATYRKTYSQTIHPIPDKSLWKELSEGDPNATNALDVVINPPKSLRPPGRPRKKRVRAEDRGRVKRVVHCSRCNQTGHFRTTCAAPI; this is translated from the coding sequence ATGACTAATCAAGATTTGATACTTGGTCAAAATCACAATTTAGCAATAAGCCATGACCAACAATTAGTGATGGACCATGATCATAATATGGGGCTCAGCCAGGGTCATGCATTGGAACTGGGGGCAGGCCATGAGCATCATATGGATCTGGGGCAAAGTCATGATCATGAACTTGGCCTGGGAAATGCCCAAGACGAAGACCATGAGTTGGAGATGAGACAGAGCCATGATCAAGAAGGTGAGCATGGTCACACTTATGGCCATGAGCATGAACTCTCCATGGATCACAAACCAGGGCATGATGACCGTGAGATACCCCTTCCTGAACATAATCATGAGTTGGTACTGTCGGAGAACAATGATTTGCCCGTTTCTGAGAACCATGAATTTGATGAGAACATGGCCCTGACTGTGGTTCAGAACACGGAGATAGGCATTGATTCTGCCGATCATTTGGGTATCGAACAGTCCCAGCTTATGCTATCTACTCCTGTAATTCAGGCTCGTGTAGTTGCTGTAAATCCCACTTATGAACTCTCAGTTGGGCAAGAATTCCCTGATGTAAAGAGTTGTCGAAGGGCATTGAGGGATGCAGCAATTGCTTTGCACTTTGAGATGCAAACCATAAAATCCGACAAGACCCGCTTTACTGCTAAATGTGCAAGTGAAGGCTGTCCGTGGCGCATTCATGCTGCCAAGCTCCCAGGTGTTCCAACATTTACCATTAGGACCATCCATGAGAATCATACATGTGGAGGAATCGCCCATCTTGGCCATCAACAAGCCTCAGTTCAGTGGGTCGCTAACTCTGTGGAGCAAAGGCTGAAAGAGAACCCTAATTGCAAGCCAAAGGAAATATTGGAAGAGATCCATAGGGTTCATGGTATTACCTTATCTTACAAGCAGGCTTGGAGAGGCAAGGAGCGTATCATGGCTGCAATGCGTGGTTCTTTCGAAGAAGGATATAGATTGCTTCCGCAATACTGCGAACAATTGAAACGCACAAATCCCGGCAGTATTGCATCTGTATATGGAAGTCCCACTGATAATTGCTTCCAACGTCTCTTCGTTTCTTTTCAAGCTTGTATATATGGCTTTTTAAATGCTTGTCGGCCGCTCTTGGGGCTTGATAGAACATATTTAAAAAGCAAGTATCTTGGTACCTTACTTCTTGCTACTGGATTTGATGGTGACAGTGCCCTCTTTCCTTTGGCATTTGGTGTCGTTGATGAAGAGAATGATGATAATTGGATGTGGTTTTTGTCTGAGCTTCACAACCTGCTTGAGATTAACACTGAAAACATGCCAAGGCTTACGATTCTGTCTGATAGACTTAAGGGAATTGTTGATGGTGTGGAAGCGAATTTTCCTACAGCATTCCATGGATTTTGTATGCGTCACTTGAGCGACAGCTTTCGAAAAGAATTTAATAACACCATGCTTGGTAATCTCCTCTGGGAAGCAGCCAATGCACTTACGGTGATCGAATTTGAAGCAAAAGTTCTGGAGATCGAAGAGATATCACAAGATGCTGCATATTGGATTCGAAGAATTCCACCACGGCTGTGGGCTACTGCATATTTTGAGGGGCAAAGGTTTGGTCATTTGACAGCTAACATTGTTGAATCTTTAAACACTTGGATATTGGAGGCATCTGGCCTTCCCATAATTCAAATGATGGAATGCATCAGAAGGCAGCTAATGACTTGGTTTAATGAACGGCGAGAGACCAGCATGCAGTGGACATCAATACTTGTTCCTTCTGCTGAGAGACGtgttgcagaggctcttgaacacGCTCGTACATATCAGGTTCTTCGTGCCAATGAAGCTGAATTTGAAGTTATATCTCATGAAGGAACAAATATAGTTGATATTAGGAATCGTTGCTGTCTTTGTCGAGGCTGGCAGCTCTACGGTTTGCCCTGTGCGCATGCAGTGGCAGCACTTCTTTCTTGCAGGCAGAATGTCCACAGATTCACGGAGAGCTGCTTTACGGTTGCAACATACCGGAAGACATATTCCCAAACCATACATCCAATTCCTGATAAGTCTCTATGGAAGGAGTTGTCTGAAGGGGATCCTAATGCAACCAATGCTCTTGATGTTGTCATTAATCCTCCGAAATCACTCAGACCACCTGGACGACCAAGGAAGAAGCGTGTTCGTGCAGAGGACCGCGGCCGTGTCAAACGTGTGGTGCATTGTAGCCGTTGTAATCAAACAGGCCACTTTAGAACCACATGTGCAGCTCCCATCTGA